TGTAGAGCCTGATCCGGGGATCTCTCGTTCTCCGAACGACTGTCACTGCCATAGGTCGCCTACTGGTAGTGCACCCACTTGGGCGCAAGCTTGAACTGAATCAGAGTCAGCGTCATGATGATTAGGAACAGCAGCCAGGCCATCGCCGACGCGTACCCCATCCGGAAGTACATGAACGCGTTCTGGAACAGGTACAGGACGTAGAACAGCGTCGCGTTCATCGGGCCGCCACCGGTCATGATGAACGCCGCGCCGAACACCTGAAACGCGCCGATGATGCTCATGATCAGGTTGAAGAAGATCGTCGGACTGAGCATCGGGATCGTCACCTTGCGGAACTTCTGGAACGAGTTCGCCCCGTCAATCTCGGCGGCTTCGTAGAGCTCCTCCGGGATGCCCTGGAGCCCCGCGAGGTAGATGATCATCCCGCCGCCGACTCCCCAGAGAGCCATGATGATCAGCGCGGGCATCGCCCACTGGGGGTCCGCGAGCCACTTGGGCGGGTTCGCGACCATGGGCACCCACTTGACAGCAAGGCCGTTGGCGAAGTCCAACCAGGGAAC
Above is a genomic segment from Armatimonadota bacterium containing:
- a CDS encoding sugar ABC transporter permease — encoded protein: MIGFLVFAAGPVIASLAISFCKWDILTPAQFVGFGNYAKMMEDPLIRKSLLNTLYYAAAAIPLGMVGALGTALLLNQKLRGMRIFRTLFYVPSVTAGVATFLLWTWIFNPELGLLNRALRHQVPWLDFANGLAVKWVPMVANPPKWLADPQWAMPALIIMALWGVGGGMIIYLAGLQGIPEELYEAAEIDGANSFQKFRKVTIPMLSPTIFFNLIMSIIGAFQVFGAAFIMTGGGPMNATLFYVLYLFQNAFMYFRMGYASAMAWLLFLIIMTLTLIQFKLAPKWVHYQ